The genomic segment AGAGATTATGCCAAAAAATATTCTAATGATTGGAAGTACAGGAGTTGGTAAAACTGAAATTGCAAGAAGAATGGCAAAAATGATGGGACTTCCTTTTGTAAAAGTAGAAGCTAGTAAATATACAGAAGTTGGATTTGTAGGAAGAGATGTTGAGTCTATGATTAGAGACCTTCTTTATGAAAGTATAAATCTTGTTACAAAAGAGTTTGAAGAGAAAATTAAAGATAAAATTGATGATGAAGTAAATAAAAAAATAATTGAGAAATTAGTACCACCACTTCCTGAAAGTGCAAGTGAGAGTGCAAAAGAGTCATTTATAAAAACTTATAATCTAATGGAAAAGAAGTTATTAAATGGTGATTTAGATGACAAAAAAATTGAAATAGAATTACCTAAAAAAGCTCATGTTGAGATAATTGATTCTAGCTTACCATTTGATATGAGTTCTATGCAAGAGAGTCTTAATAAAATGTTAGGAAGCTTAAATAAAGAAAAAATAAAAAAAGAAGTAAGCATAAAAGATGCAAAAATTCTTTTAAGAGGTGTTGCTAGTGAGAGTTTATTAGATACTGAAGCTATTAAAATAGAAGCTTTAAAAAGAGCTGAAAACGGTGGAATTATTTTTATAGACGAGATAGATAAAATTGCAAGTGGAAAGAAAAATCAAGGACAAGATCCATCAAAAGAGGGAGTTCAAAGAGATTTACTTCCAATAGTTGAAGGTAGTAGTGTTCAAACTAAATTTGGACAAATAAAAACTGATCATATTTTATTTATAGCTGCTGGTGCATTTCATGTATCAAAACCTAGTGATTTAATACCAGAACTACAAGGAAGATTTCCTCTTAGAGTTGAGTTAGAAAGTCTTGATGAAGAAGCTCTTTATAAAATTTTAACAAATACAAAAAATTCACTTTTAAGACAATATAAGGCTCTTTTAAAAGTTGAAGATGTTGAGCTTGAATTTGATGATGATGCTATAAAAGCTTTTGCAAAATATAGTGTTGCAGCAAATGAAAAAACAGAAGATATAGGTGCAAGAAGACTTCATACTGTTATTGAAAAAGTTATTGAAGATATATCTTTTGATGCAGATGAGAAAAAAGGTTCAAAAGTAGTTGTAACGAGTAAATTAGTATCAGAAAAACTTGAGAAGATTGTTGATAATGTTGATGTTACAAGATATATATTGTAATTTAATACTATTTTGATAGAATACTAAATTATTAAAAATACGGGGGATATATGAAAATCATAACTT from the Aliarcobacter cryaerophilus ATCC 43158 genome contains:
- the hslU gene encoding ATP-dependent protease ATPase subunit HslU, which produces MDMTPRQIVAYLDDYIIGQNDAKKTIALALRNRYRRMRVEPNLQEEIMPKNILMIGSTGVGKTEIARRMAKMMGLPFVKVEASKYTEVGFVGRDVESMIRDLLYESINLVTKEFEEKIKDKIDDEVNKKIIEKLVPPLPESASESAKESFIKTYNLMEKKLLNGDLDDKKIEIELPKKAHVEIIDSSLPFDMSSMQESLNKMLGSLNKEKIKKEVSIKDAKILLRGVASESLLDTEAIKIEALKRAENGGIIFIDEIDKIASGKKNQGQDPSKEGVQRDLLPIVEGSSVQTKFGQIKTDHILFIAAGAFHVSKPSDLIPELQGRFPLRVELESLDEEALYKILTNTKNSLLRQYKALLKVEDVELEFDDDAIKAFAKYSVAANEKTEDIGARRLHTVIEKVIEDISFDADEKKGSKVVVTSKLVSEKLEKIVDNVDVTRYIL